A genomic window from Camelina sativa cultivar DH55 chromosome 2, Cs, whole genome shotgun sequence includes:
- the LOC104729457 gene encoding cyclic nucleotide-gated ion channel 4 produces MATEQEFTRTLRFSRDSRASSSVGYYSDEDNTEEEEDEEEEEMEEIEEEEEEEEEEDPRVGLTCGGRRNGSSNNNNKWMMLGRILDPRSKWVQEWNRVFLLVCATGLFVDPLFLYTISVNDPCMCLLVDGWLALTVTALRSMTDLLHLWNIWIQFKIARRWPYPGGDSDGDNNKGGVTRGSTRVVPPYVKKRGFFFDLFVILPLPQVVLWVVIPSLLKRGSVTLVVSVLLVTFIFQYLPKIYHSIRHLRRNATLSGYIFGTVWWGIALNMIAYFVAAHAAGACWYLLGVQRSAKCLKEQCEDTIRCDIRMLSCKEPVYYGTTVMVLDRARLAWAQNHQARSVCLDINTNYTYGAYQWTIQLVSNESRLEKILFPIFWGLMTLSTFGNLESTTEWSEVVFNIIVLTSGLLLVTMLIGNIKVFLHATTSKKQAMHLKMRNVEWWMKKRHLPLGFRQRVRNYERQRWAAMRGVDECEMVQNLPEGLRRDIKYHLCLDLVRQVPLFQHMDDLVLENICDRVKSLIFTKGETIQKEGDAVQRMLFVVRGHLQSSQLLRDGVKSCCMLGPGNFSGDELLSWCLRRPFVERLPSSSSTLVTLETTEAFGLDAEDVKYVTQHFRYTFVNEKVKRSARYYSPGWRTWAAVAVQLAWRRYKHRLTLTSLSFIRPRRPLSRCASLGEDKLRLYTAILTSPKPNPDDFDDY; encoded by the exons ATGGCCACAGAGCAAGAATTCACACGGACGCTACGTTTCTCACGCGACTCACGCGCGTCAAGCAGCGTTGGATACTACTCAGACGAAGACAAcactgaggaggaggaggacgaagaagaagaagagatggaagagattgaagaggaggaggaagaagaagaagaagaagatccacgTGTAGGGCTCACgtgcggaggaagaagaaacgggtcaagcaataacaacaacaaatggaTGATGTTGGGTCGAATACTTGACCCGAGATCCAAATGGGTTCAAGAATGGAACAGAGTCTTTCTCCTCGTGTGCGCGACGGGTCTGTTCGTAGACCCGCTTTTTCTCTATACCATATCGGTGAACGACCCGTGTATGTGTCTCCTCGTCGACGGCTGGCTCGCTCTCACCGTCACTGCCTTACGCTCCATGACCGATCTTTTGCACTTGTGGAATATTTGGATTCAGTTCAAGATTGCTCGCCGGTGGCCTTATCCCGGCGGAGATAGCGACGGTGATAACAACAAAGGAGGTGTGACTCGTGGCTCTACGAGGGTTGTTCCACCGTACGTTAAGAAGAGAGGgttcttcttcgatctcttcGTCATCTTACCATTACCTCAG GTGGTGTTGTGGGTGGTGATACCTTCTCTTCTAAAGAGAGGCTCTGTGACTTTAGTGGTGTCAGTTTTGCTTGTAACATTCATCTTTCAATATCTACCGAAAATATATCATTCAATCCGCCATCTCCGCCGCAATGCTACTCTCTCCGGTTACATCTTCGGCACCGTCTGGTGGGGAATTGCACTAAACATGATTGCTTATTTCGTCGCGGCTCAT GCAGCAGGAGCATGTTGGTACCTGCTAGGAGTTCAAAGATCAGCGAAATGTCTTAAAGAACAATGTGAAGACACGATAAGATGCGACATAAGGATGTTGTCATGTAAGGAACCAGTGTACTATGGCACGACCGTGATGGTCCTTGATAGAGCTAGACTGGCTTGGGCACAAAACCACCAAGCCCGATCCGTTTGCTTAGATATCAACACTAACTACACATATGGTGCTTATCAGTGGACCATTCAACTTGTGAGCAATGAAAGCCGGTTGGAGAAAATCCTTTTTCCTATCTTTTGGGGTCTCATGACTTTAAG CACATTTGGAAATTTGGAGAGCACAACAGAGTGGTCGGAGGTTGTCTTCAATATAATAGTTCTAACAAGTGGTCTTCTTCTCGTTACTATGTTGATCGGTAATATcaag GTCTTTCTGCACGCAACAACTTCAAAGAAGCAAGCAATGCACTTGAAAATGAGGAACGTAGAGTGGTGGATGAAGAAGAGACATTTGCCGTTAGGGTTTAGGCAGCGAGTCCGGAACTATGAGCGGCAGAGATGGGCCGCTATGCGCGGTGTAGACGAGTGTGAGATGGTTCAGAACCTTCCGGAAGGTCTTAGGAGAGACATCAAATACCATCTCTGTTTAGATTTGGTCCGACAG GTTCCATTGTTTCAGCATATGGATGATTTGGTGCTTGAGAATATATGCGACCGTGTCAAGTCTCTTATTTTCACCAAAGGAGAAACA ATTCAGAAAGAAGGAGATGCAGTGCAGAGAATGTTATTCGTAGTGAGAGGTCATCTTCAAAGCAGTCAATTATTAAGAGACGGCGTCAAGAGCTGTTGCATGTTAGGTCCGGGAAATTTTAGTGGCGACGAGCTTCTCTCGTGGTGTCTCCGACGGCCCTTCGTGGAGAGGCTACCGTCGTCTTCTTCAACGCTTGTAACACTCGAGACCACCGAAGCATTTGGACTCGATGCCGAGGACGTTAAGTACGTGACGCAGCATTTTCGTTACACTTTTGTCAATGAGAAAGTTAAACGCAGTGCTCGCTATTATTCTCCTGGTTGGCGGACTTGGGCTGCGGTTGCGGTTCAGCTAGCTTGGCGGAG GTACAAGCATAGGCTAACGTTGACGTCACTGTCATTCATAAGGCCGAGAAGACCATTATCGAGATGTGCTTCGTTAGGAGAAGACAAATTGAGGCTCTATACAGCAATCTTAACCTCTCCGAAACCTAATCCCGACGATTTCGATGATTATTGA
- the LOC104729440 gene encoding uncharacterized protein LOC104729440 isoform X1 — MAPRLFACFGVRGSSTSTTTTGKGVSGHNAAVVASDVPVGDGPVLVQLFSSQGCKTSPEAEMLVSRLGRGDFDGKIRRDGGSSGSPAIVLVFHVDYWDHVGWKDPYGSSQWTVRQKAYIEALNQDTMFTPQFVVQGRVQFLGNEEETLLKSIVEAPRFPSPAFRATFQRPTSETLQVTLTGPLRMKVDSHGMDIMVALYENGLVNDCPRGENSGRVLSNDYVVRKLEKLCNVKDLTPKKIVSGTAHFTVWDGFNSAKCGVAVFLQNTSLQIFGTQRFQLPDEI, encoded by the exons ATGGCGCCTCGTCTTTTCGCATGTTTTGGCGTCAGAGGATCTTCAacttccaccaccaccaccgggAAAGGTGTTTCCGGTCACAACGCGGCTGTTGTAGCTTCAGATGTTCCCGTAGGTGATGGACCTGTTCTTGTTCAGCTTTTCTCATCTCAAGGATGTAAAACTTCCCCGGAGGCAGAGATGCTCGTCTCGCGTCTTGGTCGCGGTGATTTCGATGGAAAGATTCGAAGAGATGGTGGATCTAGTGGTTCTCCGGCGatagttttggtttttcacGTTGATTATTGGGATCATGTTGGATGGAAAGATCCGTATGGATCGAGTCAGTGGACGGTGAGGCAAAAGGCTTATATCGAGGCGTTGAATCAAGATACGATGTTTACTCCACAGTTTGTTGTTCAAGGTCGTGTTCAATTTCTTGGGAATGAAGAAGAGACGTTGCTTAAGTCTATTGTTGAAGCTCCTAGGTTTCCTTCTCCGGCGTTTCGG gccACATTCCAAAGACCAACCTCAGAAACCCTTCAAGTAACTCTCACAGGACCTTTGAGGATGAAAGTGGACTCGCACGGGATGGATATAATGGTTGCGCTATACGAGAATGGTTTAGTAAACGATTGTCCTCGAGGAGAGAACTCAGGAAGAGTCTTGTCCAATGACTACGTTGTGAGAAAGCTAGAAAAGTTATGCAACGTCAAAGATTTGACGCCGAAGAAGATTGTATCAGGGACGGCTCATTTCACGGTATGGGATGGATTCAACAGTGCTAAATGTGGAGTCGCTGTTTTTCTACAGAACACATCTCTTCAAATTTTCGGTACGCAGAGATTTCAATTGCCTGATGAGatttga
- the LOC104729440 gene encoding uncharacterized protein LOC104729440 isoform X2, with protein MAPRLFACFGVRGSSTSTTTTGKGVSGHNAAVVASDVPVGDGPVLVQLFSSQGCKTSPEAEMLVSRLGRGDFDGKIRRDGGSSGSPAIVLVFHVDYWDHVGWKDPYGSSQWTVRQKAYIEALNQDTMFTPQFVVQGRVQFLGNEEETLLKSIVEAPRFPSPAFRATFQRPTSETLQVTLTGPLRMKVDSHGMDIMVALYENGLVNDCPRGENSGRVLSNDYVVRKLEKLCNVKDLTPKKIVSGTAHFTVWDGFNSAKCGVAVFLQNTSLQIFGTQRFQLPDEI; from the exons ATGGCGCCTCGTCTTTTCGCATGTTTTGGCGTCAGAG GATCTTCAacttccaccaccaccaccgggAAAGGTGTTTCCGGTCACAACGCGGCTGTTGTAGCTTCAGATGTTCCCGTAGGTGATGGACCTGTTCTTGTTCAGCTTTTCTCATCTCAAGGATGTAAAACTTCCCCGGAGGCAGAGATGCTCGTCTCGCGTCTTGGTCGCGGTGATTTCGATGGAAAGATTCGAAGAGATGGTGGATCTAGTGGTTCTCCGGCGatagttttggtttttcacGTTGATTATTGGGATCATGTTGGATGGAAAGATCCGTATGGATCGAGTCAGTGGACGGTGAGGCAAAAGGCTTATATCGAGGCGTTGAATCAAGATACGATGTTTACTCCACAGTTTGTTGTTCAAGGTCGTGTTCAATTTCTTGGGAATGAAGAAGAGACGTTGCTTAAGTCTATTGTTGAAGCTCCTAGGTTTCCTTCTCCGGCGTTTCGG gccACATTCCAAAGACCAACCTCAGAAACCCTTCAAGTAACTCTCACAGGACCTTTGAGGATGAAAGTGGACTCGCACGGGATGGATATAATGGTTGCGCTATACGAGAATGGTTTAGTAAACGATTGTCCTCGAGGAGAGAACTCAGGAAGAGTCTTGTCCAATGACTACGTTGTGAGAAAGCTAGAAAAGTTATGCAACGTCAAAGATTTGACGCCGAAGAAGATTGTATCAGGGACGGCTCATTTCACGGTATGGGATGGATTCAACAGTGCTAAATGTGGAGTCGCTGTTTTTCTACAGAACACATCTCTTCAAATTTTCGGTACGCAGAGATTTCAATTGCCTGATGAGatttga
- the LOC109126939 gene encoding uncharacterized protein LOC109126939: protein MEQPDQAVLPTPDAPRKVVTVDSPETFVIATNLTTPATVEPTQVPTQLTLLSNQPVSSIDELFRGILTRLDQQEERTNSRLDALTAAQFNSQDEINHLNNARLNPMNFTSVRTTPGSYVQTSGLGRNPAQHPIERNNDVTDLTKDAKLKEIKEQMKEMAAMIQKATDKAPEVGLMLEATQRTPFSRRLATTTVRRAVKPRLDHYDGTVDPRDFLLTFGVALGPLQFSPSEYDAGACQVFAEHLTGTALSWFSRLPPGSIDSIRELITEFLKQFSVLIEDKNSHADLYALTQHKGESLRSFIGRFKEIYINISIPDAAAIVALRNALWYESRFKEELSLTHVETVAEALLRAAKHIGLEEEKAINAKKHSSEGGENSATPYCDYHQSITHATDECHYLQKVLMERYKKGAIVVEPDRSKTARPGRSNAKRAENIARKFVKNSKVLADQSEDEMEIQNLLAERREDNGNEKRPHTDNKPDQRPPTIRRINMIIGGLAGCNDLVRAIRDYTKKAEMTKSWPSRFEAVGMPITFDGKDLEGLDLPHNDPLVVELLIGESEVTRILIDTGSSVNVIFRDVLAKMEVGERDIMPECHSLTGFDGDHLMSVGTITLPIFVGGIARYFRFAIIDKPTIYNVILGTPWLHKMKAVPTTYHQCVNFPTGRQQRITNRQKADCRPAGRCRGRGGEPRRKRQETMR from the exons ATGGAACAACCGGACCAGGCAGTCCTCCCCACGCCAGACGCTCCAAGAAAGGTCGTGACGGTAGACAGCCCGGAGACTTTTGTCATAGCTACAAACCTGACGACCCCAGCGACCGTAGAACCAACACAGGTCCCAACGCAGCTTACTTTGCTCAGCAATCAGCCCGTCTCAA GTATTGACGAACTGTTCCGCGGAATCTTAACACGCCTTGACCAGCAAGAAGAGCGAACCAACAGCCGATTGGATGCACTCACCGCGGCACAGTTTAACTCACAAGATGAAATCAACCATCTCAACAACGCTCGGCTCAACCCAATGAACTTCACCTCGGTAAGAACAACGCCAGGGTCGTATGTGCAAACCAGCGGATTAGGACGTAATCCTGCCCAGCACCCTATCGAGCGAAATAACGACGTAACTGATCTAACGAAGGACGCCAagctaaaagaaatcaaagagcaAATGAAAGAAATGGCCGCAATGATTCAAAAAGCAACGGACAAGGCACCCGAAGTCGGACTTATGCTCGAAGCAACACAGCGAACTCCGTTCTCTCGAAGACTCGCTACAACGACGGTCAGAAGAGCAGTCAAGCCACGGTTGGATCACTATGACGGAACGGTCGACCCGCGAGACTTCTTACTCACCTTTGGCGTAGCCCTCGGTCCTTTACAGTTCAGCCCGTCGGAATACGACGCTGGAGCTTGTCAAGTTTTCGCCGAGCATCTAACAGGAACCGCATTGAGCTGGTTCTCGAGACTCCCACCCGGATCAATCGATAGTATCAGGGAGCTGATAACCGAATTTTTGAAGCAGTTTTCTGTTTTGATCGAGGATAAGAATTCCCATGCCGACTTATATGCCTTAACTCAGCACAAGGGAGAATCGCTTCGGTCCTTTATAGGGCGATTCAAGGAAATCTACATCAACATTTCAATTCCGGACGCTGCCGCAATTGTCGCACTTCGAAATGCGCTCTGGTATGAATCTCGGTTCAAGGAAGAGTTGTCTTTAACGCATGTCGAGACCGTAGCCGAGGCATTACTCCGAGCTGCAAAACACATTGGGCTTGAGGAAGAGAAAGCTATCAATGCTAAGAAGCATTCTTCGGAG GGAGGTGAAAATAGTGCAACCCCGTACTGCGACTACCATCAGAGTATCACCCACGCAACTGACGAGTGTCATTACCTCCAGAAGGTCTTGATGGAGCGATACAAGAAAGGGGCAATAGTCGTCGAGCCCGACAGAAGCAAGACAGCCCGACCTGGACGAAGCAACGCCAAGCGCGCCGAAAATATCGCTCGAAAATTCGTCAAGAATTCAAAGGTACTAGCCGACCAAAGCGAAGACGAGATGGAAATTCAAAACCTACTCGCCGAACGGCGCGAAGACAACGGTAACGAAAAACGACCGCATACAGACAACAAGCCCGACCAACGTCCTCCGACGATACGACGAATCAACATGATAATAGGCGGGCTAGCCGGATGCAACGATTTGGTCAGAGCGATCAGAGATTATACTAAGAAAGCTGAAATGACGAAATCTTGGCCGTCAAGGTTCGAGGCTGTAGGCATGCCAATCACTTTCGACGGAAAAGATCTAGAAGGTTTGGATTTACCGCATAACGATCCATTGGTCGTCGAACTCTTGATCGGCGAAAGCGAGGTGACGAGAATATTGATCGACACTGGAAGCTCAGTCAACGTCATCTTCAGAGACGTGTTGGCCAAAATGGAAGTCGGCGAACGGGACATTATGCCAGAATGTCACTCTTTAACGGGCTTCGACGGGGATCATCTTATGTCCGTCGGCACCATCACCTTACCAATCTTCGTTGGGGGGATAGCCAGATACTTCCGGTTCGCGATTATCGACAAGCCAACGATCTACAACGTCATCCTTGGAACCCCATGGCTCCACAAGATGAAAGCCGTCCCAACAACATATCATCAGTGCGTTAACTTCCCGACAGGGCGACAACAGCGCATCACCAACAGACAGAAAGCCGACTGCCGTCCAGCAGGGCGTTGCCGCGGTCGAGGAGGTGAACCTCGACGAAAACGACAAGAAACGATGCGTTAA
- the LOC104729468 gene encoding double-strand break repair protein MRE11-like: MSREDFSDTLRVLVATDCHLGYMEKDEIRRHDSFRAFEEICSIAEEKQVDFLLLGGDLFHENKPSRTTLVKAIEILRRHCLNDKPVQFQVVSDQTVNFQNAFGHVNYEDPHFNVGLPVFSIHGNHDDPAGVDNLSAIDILSACNLVNYFGKMVLGGSGVGQISLYPILMRKGSTTVALYGLGNIRDERLNRMFQTPHAVQWMRPEVQEGCDVSDWFNILVLHQNRVKSNPKNAISEHFLPRFLDFIVWGHEHECLIDPQEVSGMGFHITQPGSSVATSLIDGESKPKHVLLLEIKGNQYRPTKIPLTSVRPFEYTEIVLKDEGDIDPNDQNSILEHLDKVVRNLIEKASKKAVNRSDIKLPLLRIKVDYSGFMTINPQRFGQKYVGKVANPQDILIFSKASKKGRSEANIDDSERLRPEELNQQNIEALVAENNLKMEILPVNDLDVALHNFVNKDDKLAFYSCVQYNLQETRGKLAKDSDAHKIEEDDLILKVGECLEERLKDRSTRPTGSSQFLSTGLTSENLTKRSSGIANASFSDDEDTTQMSGLEPATRGRRGSSTANTSRGRAKAPTRGRGRGKASSAMKQTTLDGSLGFRQSQRSASAAASASFKSASAIEEDDVDSPSSEEAEPEHFNKVDSTSEDDENTKGKGRKRPAATKRGRGRVSGTSKRGRKNESSSSLHRLLSKDDDEDEDDEDIEKKLNKSQPRVTRNYGALRR, from the exons ATGTCTAG GGAGGATTTTAGTGATACATTGCGAGTACTTGTAGCGACTGATTGCCACTTGGGCTACATGGAGAAGGATGAAATCAGGCGGCATGATTCGTTTAGGGCTTTTGAAGAGATATGTTCTATAGCGGAGGAGAAACAG GTGGACTTCTTACTCCTCGGAGGTGATCTTTTTCATGAGAATAAACCCTCTAGAACTACACTTGTCAAAGCCATTGAAATTCTTCGTCGCCACTGTCTCAATGATAAACCAGTGCAGTTTCAAGTAGTCAGCGACCAGACTGTAAATTTTCAGAATGC GTTTGGTCATGTAAATTACGAGGATCCACACTTCAATGTAGGCTTGCCTGTGTTCAGTATTCATGGAAACCATGATGATCCAGCCGGAGTG GACAACCTTTCTGCAATTGATATTCTTTCCGCATGCAACCTTGTGAACTATTTTGGAAAGATGGTTCTTGGTGGTTCAGGTGTTGGCCAGATTTCCCTCTACCCTATACTTATGAGGAAG GGTTCAACAACCGTGGCTCTCTATGGTTTAGGAAACATCAGGGATGAACGTCTCAATAGAATGTTTCAG ACCCCACATGCTGTCCAATGGATGAGGCCTGAAGTACAAGAAGGATGTGATGTATCTGACTGGTTCAACATTCTTGTGCTTCATCAAAATAG GGTGAAATCAAACCCCAAAAATGCAATAAGTGAGCACTTTCTTCCACGGTTCCTCGACTTCATTGTGTGGGGACATGAGCATGAATGCCTTATCGACCCCCAG GAGGTATCGGGAATGGGCTTCCACATCACACAACCAGGATCATCTGTGGCAACGTCGCTTATTGACGGGGAATCAAAGCCAAAGCATGTTCTTCTCTTAGAAATCAAG GGTAATCAATATCGTCCTACGAAGATACCTCTGACATCTGTGAGGCCTTTTGAGTATACAGAG ATTGTTTTAAAGGATGAAGGTGATATTGATCCCAATGATCAAAACTCAATTCTCGAACACTTGGATAAAGTG GTCAGAAATCTAATAGAGAAAGCCAGCAAAAAAGCTGTTAACAGATCAGATATCAAACTTCCATTGCTTCGAATCAAG GTAGATTACTCTGGATTTATGACGATTAATCCTCAAAGGTTTGGACAGAAATATGTGGGAAAG GTTGCAAATCCCCAggacattttaatattttccaaaGCTTCTAAGAAGGGTCGGAGCGAAG CCAACATCGATGATTCTGAGAGGCTTCGTCCAGAAGAACTAAACCAGCAAAATATAGAAGCTTTGGTAGCTGAAAACAACTTG AAAATGGAGATCCTTCCAGTTAACGATCTGGATGTTGCTCTGCACAATTTTGTGAACAAAGATGATAAACTAGCTTTCTACTCATGTGTTCAGTACAATCTTCAAGAGACTCGG GGTAAACTTGCAAAGGATTCAGATGCCCATAAAATTGAGGAAGATGACTTGATTCTTAAAGTGGGAGAGTGCTTAGAG GAACGCTTGAAAGATAGGTCCACTCGGCCCACTGGTTCCTCACAGTTCTTATCCACTGGACTGACATCAGAG AATTTGACGAAAAGAAGCAGTGGCATTGCGAATGCTTCGTTCAGTGATGATGAAGACACGACTCAGATGTCGGGTTTAGAGCCTGCCACTAGAGGACGGAGAGGTTCATCGACTGCTAATACATCTCGTGGTAGAGCTAAAGCCCCAACCAGAGGAAGAGGCCGTGGTAAGGCCTCAAGTGCGATGAAGCAGACCACTCTTGATGGTTCTCTTGGTTTTCGCCAGTCTCAAAG ATCTGCTTCAGCTGCTGCGTCAGCTTCCTTCAAAAGTGCTTCCgccattgaagaagatgatgtagaTTCTCCTTCAAGCGAAGAAGCAGAGCCAGAACATTTTAACAAAGTTGACAGCACTTCG GAGGACGATGAGAACACTAAAGGCAAAGGACGTAAAAGACCAGCTGCTACTAAGAGAGGCAGAGGTAGAGTTTCTGGGACTTCAAAACGTGGTCGAAAAAACGAAAGCTCTTCTTCACTACATAGGCTACTCAGCAAAGATGATGACGAggacgaagatgatgaagacataGAGAAGAAGCTTAACAAATCTCAGCCTCGG GTTACAAGGAACTATGGAGCTCTAAGAAGATAA